AAATTGAAGATGGTTTACGCTTAGTCGATTTACCTGGCTACGGTTATGCTCAAGTTCCTGAAGAAATGAAGCGCAAATGGCAACGTTCTTTAGGCGAGTACTTACAAAAAAGAGAGTGCTTAAAAGGTGTGGTTATTTTAATGGATATTCGTCATCCATTAAAAGACCTCGATATGCAAATGATTGACTGGGCTGTTGAGTCTGAACTTCCTACACTCGTATTACTGACTAAAGCCGATAAACTGGCATCTGGAGCCCGTAAACAACAATTGATGAGTGTACGTGATGCACTAGCAAGTAAAGTCGGTGATATTCGTATCGAATATTTTTCATCATTGAAAAAAATTGGTATTGATAAGCTACGTAACACACTTAATGAATGGTACTCAGGCAAAGAAGAAGCGCCTGTAAATGACAATAACGTTTAATCTCTTCTTTGTCCTACCCAAGAACTGACTGATCTTTTATTAATTAGGGGAAAATTACCTTTCCCCTTTCACTTCTAGCATAAACCACTTCAGCAAATTTTAGGCAAAAAAATGCCCCAGTCGAAATAAAGTCGACTGGGGCAGCTAATATTCAGCTAAATCCGATTACGTGAAGTAAAAGGTCTGAAAGATAGAACATCTTACCTCTGTACCCTACGAGAGATAATGTACTCTATTTTATTGGTTAATAAAAGCCCTTTTGTAATTTTTTTTCACATGCAGACACGATTCAGCTACGTCTTTATGTATTCAAACCATAAATAAATGTAGTTTAATTACATAATTATGAGACTTTAATCACCTACATGAATATGATTAAAATTAGAACAAATCACACAAAAGGTGCGGTTTCTCCTTAATGATTTTGTGATACGCTTACCGCGAGACCGTAGTAAATATGTAATTAGCGATAAAATGAGGTATCCATGGCTGTATTAACGCTGCTGCGTTTTCCCGATGAGCGTCTGCGCAGAGTTGCAGTACCAGTGGAAAAAGTAGATAACGAAATACGCACATTAATCGATGACATGATTGAAACCATGTACGCAGAACGAGGTATTGGCTTAGCGGCACCTCAGGTTAATGTATCTAAACGCATTGTTGTTATTGATGTTTCTGAAAACCGAGATCAACCGATTGCCCTAATCAATCCTGAAATTATCAGCACTGAAGATGAAGTGATGGATATGATGGATGGGTGTCTATCTATTCCTGATTCTTTTGCCCCAACAGAGCGTTACCGCTTCTTAAAGGTGAAAGCATTAGATAGAAATGGTGATGAAATTGAACTTGAAGCCTCCGATTTGTTTGCAGGCTGTATTCAACATGAGTTAGACCATCTTGATGGCAAACTCTTTATTGACCATTTGTCTCCGTTAAAACGTCAACGTATTGAGAAAAAACAGAAGAAATTAAGCAAGCTGATCGATTCACAAGTTGCTTAATTATTCACTTATCTCTTTTTCACATTTTGATAAGTTTTGACATAAAAAAGCTCGGCAATTAACCGAGCTTTTCTTTTTCCTACCTTAATACAGACAAATTCTCGCTGTTTTTCTTGCCATCACTTATACAATAAATATAAATCTTATTAGCACATCAATTGAGGTAAAAATGGAAAATAGTCAATTTATGGATTTATGTGAACAACTCAAAGCAGCCGGTGCAACAAACCCTAAATCATGGGCAAATAGTGAATTACAAGAAAATATTCCACAGTTTGCTCGCTTCCTTGTGTTAAAAGGACTCACCGATATCTATCGTGATGTTGAGGAAAATATCAGTGAAATGGATATTTACTCTGATGAGGCCACCGAGATATATCAAAAACTAGCGTCCCAATTTGATAAACAAGAACTTAAAGAATTACTCCATTCTTATGGTAAATCAATTATTGGTAAGGTAATTGATATGCTTGATGAAGGCTATCTTTATAGTGTTAATGACAACGTAGGTTGGTCTTTGATGGAACTTGATGACAAAGGCACAACAACAGGCAGGCTAATCCAAGGTTTGCACGAAGATTTTATTGAATTTGAAGAGTCAGAGCTTACTCCTGACACTAAAGCTTAAACAAGAAAAGGCACAATCTGTGCCCTTTCTATTAAAGAGTAATATTAAAAATTAATGTGCTTCATCCCAGTTATTACCCACACCCACTTCGACTTTTAATGGAATAGCTAATTCCATACTACCTTCCATCAATTTGTGGATCATTGTGTTTGCTTTCTCTAAATAAGATCCTCGCACTTCAAACACTAATTCATCGTGTACTTGCATGATCATATGCACATCATCAGGGCATTCATTATAAATCCAATGATCTACGGCAATCATTGCTTTTTTGATGATATCAGCAGCAGTACCTTGCATTGGTGCATTAATGGCCTCACGTTCTGAAGCTTTACGACGAATTGCATTCTTCGAATTAATTTCAGGTAAATAGAGGCGACGACCATCTAACGTTTCAACATAGCCTTGTTCAGAAGCTTGTTTACGAGTGCGCTCCATATAATCCAATACGCCAGGATAGCGCTCAAAATAGAGATCCATATAGCGCTGAGCTTCTCTTCTCTCAACACCAATTTGTTGAGATAAGCCAAATGCGCTCATGCCATAAATAAGACCAAAGTTGATCGCTTTCGCACTACGACGTTGTTCAGAGGTCACTTCCTCTAAAGGTATGCCAAACACTTCAGATGCGGTTGCGCGGTGAATATCTTTACCTTGAGCAAAAGCATCTAACAAACCTTTATCTTGCGATAAATGCGCCATTATCCGCAACTCAATCTGTGAATAGTCGGCTGCAACAATTTTAAATCCTTCACGTGCAATAAAGGCTTGGCGAATACGGCGCCCTTCTTCATTTCTCACTGGAATATTTTGAAGATTAGGATCTCGTGATGACAAACGACCGGTTGCCGTCACAGCTTGATGATAAGAAGTATGTACACGTTTTGTCTTACTATTCACCATTAATGGTAATTTATCAGTATAGGTCGATTTTAGTTTCGCAAGTCCGCGATGTTCTAAAATTAAACGTGGTAACTCATGGCTATGCGCTAACTCTTCTAATACTTCTTCATTAGTCGATGGTGCCCCTTTCGGGGTTTTCTTGATAACAGGTAATTGCAGTTTATCAAATAAGATTTCTTGTAACTGTTTAGGTGAAGAGAGATTAAATTCTTGGCCAGCTAGCGCAAACGTCTCTTTTTCAATTTCAGCTAAACGTTGTGTGATTTCTTGAGATTGAACGGCTAAAACTTGAGCATCAATTAATACTCCTTTGCGTTCCATTCTAGAAAGCACAGGTACTAATGGCATCTCAATATCGCGGTAAACATGTTTAAGCGGTTCAATAGCTTCTATTTGAGGATACAGCGCTTGATGGAGTAATAGAGTGATATCGGCATCTTCAGCTGCATATAGCGTTGCTTGTTGAACCTCAATTTGATTGAAAGTTAGTTGCCCTTTACCTTTACCCGCAATTTCTTCAAACGTGGTAGTTTTATGGTTTAAATGTTTTTCAGCTAGCGTATCCATATCATGACGATTACTAACACTATTTAGCACATAAGATTCCAACATCGTATCAAAATGGATACCGTTTAACTCGATGCCTTCATTTTCCATAATGCCACGGTCAAATTTCAAGTTTTGCCCAATCTTTAAGATATTTTTATCTTCTAAAATAGGCTTTAATGCTGCAAGAACATCATCCACAGGAAGTTGGTCTGGCGCATCTAAATACTCATGACGTAACGGGATATAAGCAGCTTTACCTGGCTCTATCGCAAACGACATTCCTATTAAACGCGCATCAATATTATTTAAGCTGTCAGTTTCTGTATCAAATGCAAATGCGGGGGCTTTTTTAAGAAGCTCAACCCAGTGCGCTAAGCTTTCGTGCGTTAATATCGCCTCATAATTCTCTTGTGTGATCACAGGAAAATTAGCCGATATAGATGCTTCTTTGGGTTTTGCGACTTCAGAGCTATAAGGCACCGCAACTTTATGAGTGCTACGTTGTGCTAACCAACCACCATTTTGAAGATCACTTATCCAGCGTTTAAATTCATAACGTGTGAACATCTCTAATAATTGATCTAAATTTGGCTCATTAACCACTAAATCATCAAACGTTTTATCGAGTTCAACATCCGTTTTAATCGTTGCCAGCTTATAAGAAAGTTTCGCCACTTTCTCATGCTCTGCCATTTTAGCGCCAAGTGTTTTAGCGCCGCGGAAACTCAACGTTGCGATATTATCAAGCTGTTGATAAATATCGTCTAAACTACCAATACCTTGTAAAAGCCCTAATGCAGTTTTCTCACCAACACCTGGGACTCCTGGAATGTTATCTGATGAATCCCCCATTAATGCAAGGAAATCAATAATCAGTTCAGGAGGAACACCATATTTTTCTTTAACTTCATCGGGACCTAAAATAACGTTGGTCATAGTGTTAATAAGCGTGATCTTTGGCGTCACTAACTGTGCCATATCTTTATCACCTGTGCTTATTAGAACATCACGTCCGTCAGCAGCAGCTTTTAGTGCCAGTGTTCCAATGACATCGTCTGCCTCCACACCTGAAATAGATAACAAAGGTAAGCCCATTGCTTGTACCATTTCATGTAAAGGCGCTATTTGTTCACGTAAATCATCCGGCATTGGAGGACGGTTAGATTTATATTCCTCATACAATTCATCACGGAATGTTTTACCTTTAGCGTCAAACACAACCGCAACATGGCTTGGTTTATACTGTATTATCAGACTACGTAACATGTTCAACACACCATACATCGCACCAGTTGGTTCACCTTGGCTATTAGTTAGCGGTGGAAAAGCATGATAGGCGCGATAAAGATATGAGGAGCCATCTACAAGGATAAAGGGGTTTTCTGCTATCTGGACCATAATCTGTTCATCATTGTTCTGAGGTTCGTTGATATGACTAGAATGCCACATCACAGCCCAATAGACGAATATTACCTGTTTTTAAATGTGGAAATTCAGCGTAAAGGGTCAATTATTTATTGTTAACAGAACTTAACCGAAAAGAATAAGTGCTAATGATAACTTAATATTAATTAAAACAAATTTTAATCAAAAGCCCTTTCTATTAATCTATTCTTAATTAAAAATAAAGGCTAAAAATCACATTGACAACTTTGTTTAAAAACGATTTAGGATAGTGTCATTGATTCATCATTAATATTAACGTTCATATTAGTGTCATTTTTTTCCCAGTAAGATTTCAACTATCCAACAAACCTCACAATAACCTGTGGATAACTCTGTGGGTAGTTTTTTAATTCTCTCTATATTAATAAGTTACCTTTCTTTTTACTTTATTAACACAATTAAAAAATCAATCACTTAGCGAATTTATTAAGATATTATAATTTAATAAAAACATTTTTCATTAATGTGGATAGTTATATTATGACAAATTTATGAAAGCAAAAAAAATAGCACTCTTATTTACTGAGCGCTATTTTCCATATAAAAACTATATATTTTTACTTAATCTATATAAGAAAGAATTAAGCCTATACTATTTTTTTAACAATAATTGATTCACAATATCAGAATATGTTTTCGCATATTCTTCTGGTGATTTAGCACTAATACCATCATTTTTCATCTTGTATTTACCACCAACGATCATGGCTGGCACACCATTAATTTGGAAATCAGCGACAGCATTTTGTTGTTGGCTCACTAAGGAATTAACGACGAAGCTATTCATTGCCGCATCATAGTCTTCGCCTTTAACACCAGCATTAATAAAAGTATTGCGGATATCATCAACAGAACGAATAGATTGAGTTTCTTGGATACCTTTAAATAAAGCAGGAGAAACTTGGTCTTCAACACCTAATGCCATTGCTACAGCCCAAGAACGGGTCAAATCCTTGCCTAAAGGCCCTAAAAAATCAACATGATAGCGAACCATATTGGTATTTTCTGGTACGTTCTTTTCAACAGTGCTATTGACTTTATAGACTTCAGAAAACTGGTAACAATGTGGGCAATAAAAAGAGAAAAACTCAACAACGTCCGGCGCTGCATTGACAGTTTTGGAAAGATTAGTATATTGTTTTCCTTCAGAAATATCTGCAGCAGATACACTGAATGCTAACACCATACTTGCTAACGCCAACCAAATCTTTTTCATGTTTCATCGTCTCCTAAGAATTAATACATTGGGCTAAGTTGTAAAGGAGGCTCATTTAATTGCTCCACTTGTCCCTTGAATAAGGCTAATTGTTTAAACCAAAAATCTTGTTCTTGAAACCAAATAAAAGCTCTTGGAAAGGCCGGATCATTCCAGCGCTTTAATACCCATGCGAGATAATGCACCATTCTCATCGCTCTTAGCGGTTCAATTAATGACAATTCTCGTAAATCAAAATCTTGGTATTCATAATAAGACTCAAGGATTGTATCTAATTGTATAATTTGCTCTTGCTTTGAACCATTTAATAACATCCAGAAGTCTTGTACTGCGGCTCCCATTCGAGAGTCATCAAAATCAACCATTACAACTTCATCACGCCACAATATATTACCGGGATGACAATCCCCATGTAGTCGTAATATTTGCCATGTGGAGTCTTCCATTCGGGGACTCACTTCATGAATAAGTTTATCAATCACCTCAATAAACTGAGACCTTAAGCTATTAGGAATTAATGCACTATTTTCAAATTCTAATTTTGGTGCCATCAGATATTCTGCAATAGAAAGGGTTGGGCGATACTGATAACTCTTTTTTCTACCTATTTGATGAATGCGCCCTAATGTGCGTCCTACTTCTTCTAGTTGAAATAAGTTATCCGTTTCATATGCCCTTCCACCAATACTAGGAAATAATGCAAAATAAAACCCATCATCAGAAAGATGGACTGTCTCATTATGAATGATTAAAGGGGCTGCAACTGATACTTGAGCTTCCTTTAGTGCTAAAACAAATTCATGTTCTTCTTTTATTTGCTCATATGACCAACGCTGAGGGCGATAAAATTTCACCACATAACGCTGTCTATGTTCATCCATAAATTGAAAAACACGATTTTCATAACTATTTAATTCAGTTAACCCTGATTCAGGATAAAAACCGATTTTAACTAATGCATCCCAAATGTTATCAGGTGAAAGTCCCTGAAAATTAAATGAGGCAGATATTTCCATTTTCTATCCTGAACTTAATCTTTAATTACACCGCGGGCACGTAAAATAGTGGTTTTAAAATCTTCTTCGTAATCTTTTTTTAGTCCTGGTATAACATCTGTGGGTGCTGAACCTCGCATTTTCAGATGGTAAATCAAAATATCATCAGTCAGATCAGATAATTGACCTTTAAAACCCGCTTCATTAGCCAGTTTCTGCAATAATTGAATTAAGTTTAAATCAGAATTCTCTTCCCAAACTGGATGCAGTAATTCTATAACTTCATTAAGACGGTGACATTTCATACAAAAAATCCTTATTATTAATGACAACAACAAAGTACCAATTATTATCTGATAGAAAAAGGAAACCTCTGTCAATATGCGTAAAGATTACGCTTTTTTGATAAAAATTGCTGTTGCTTTATATGAAATCTCACTAAGTCGAGACTTTTTATTAGTATATCGTCTTTGCTTGATAAAAATCGTTCGTAAATTTTAGCCAATTCATTCACAAATATTGAATATGAAAAAGAAGAATATTACAGGTGGCATACTCGCTGGAGGCCAAGCAACTCGAATGGGCGGCGCGGATAAAGGGCTACAAATTCTGCATGGGCAACCTTTATACCTCCACATTGCCCAAAAACTAGCACCCCAAGTTGATAGCATATTGATTAGTGCTAATCGAAATCTAGAGCAATATCGCCAAAGCCAATATCCTGTTATTACTGATGAAATAGAAGGGTTTTCCGGCCCCTTGGCCGGTATGCTGACACTATTAAAACAAGCATCCACACCTTGGGTTGCCTTTGTGCCTTGTGATGTGCCTTATTTTCCACTCAATTTAGTTGAGACACTCTATAAACAAAAAGGAGCATCTTTTGCTGTTTATGTTGATGATGGTGAAAGAGAGCATCCTACACTAGCACTATTGAATCGTAGCATTATTCCTATGCTAGAAGCCTATTTAGCACAAGGTGATCGAAAATTAATGCTGTTTATGAAACAGATAAATGCACACCCCGTTTTATTTGCTGATCAAGCCAGTGCTTTTATTAATTTAAACACCCCTGACGATATTGCAAAAGCCAACCAATTAAAAAAATAGGAGTGAAAAATATGGCACAGCTCGACTTACCTCTTTTAGGGATCACCGCATGGAGTGGAACCGGTAAAACCACACTACTCAAACAACTTATCCCACAATTACGCAAAAAAGAAATTCGTGTAGGAATGATAAAACATACTCATCACGATATGGATGTGGATAAACCTGGAAAAGACAGTTACGAACTTAGAAAAGCAGGTGCAGACCAGACATTAGTTGCAAGCCAACAGCGCTGGGCATTGATGACTGAAACACCCGAATTACCTGAATTGGATCTTTATTATCTTGCCTCTCGCTTTGATGCCAGCAAATTAGATTTGATTTTAGTGGAGGGCTTTAAAGGTGAAACTATTCCTAAAATTGCCCTTTATCGCGATATTAACGAGCGTAATTTTAATGAGTTACTGGATGAACATGTAATTGCTGTCGCCAGTGATTGCGATTTGAATATTGATTTTCCACTATTAGATATCAATAACCCAGAAGCTATCGCACAATTTATTGCAGATTGGCTGAAACGCATTAATCATAAAGCGCCATAAAAGGCGCTCTATTTTTCAGTGAGTATCTATTACAACTCATTGGCTACTCATTAAAAATAATAGCCTGATAAGGTTGAAGAATAAGATTTCCTTTTTCATCTTCGACTATCGGGCTGTTATGCAAATACGTCTGTTTTATTTTAAGTGCTAACAATTTTTTCTCGTCACTAAAATTACAGTAAATATTGACGGAGTTGCCTTCATAAGTACGCTTAAAAGCAATCACATTTTCTGGTGAATTTAATGGTAAAAACTCACCATAAATCAAAATATCACTGATCTCTGAATATCGTCTTAAAGTGATTAACTGCTGATAATAAGCAAAAAGAGAGTGCTTATCTTCAGTCTCTTGCTCTGCATTAATCTGCATATAATTAGGATTAACTTTTAACCATGGTTTGCCTGTACTAAAGCCCCCATTGATTTTACCATTCCATTGAAAAGGCGTTCTTGAATTATCACGACTGCGTTCATTAAAAT
This portion of the Proteus vulgaris genome encodes:
- a CDS encoding YihD family protein, whose translation is MKCHRLNEVIELLHPVWEENSDLNLIQLLQKLANEAGFKGQLSDLTDDILIYHLKMRGSAPTDVIPGLKKDYEEDFKTTILRARGVIKD
- the polA gene encoding DNA polymerase I → MVQIAENPFILVDGSSYLYRAYHAFPPLTNSQGEPTGAMYGVLNMLRSLIIQYKPSHVAVVFDAKGKTFRDELYEEYKSNRPPMPDDLREQIAPLHEMVQAMGLPLLSISGVEADDVIGTLALKAAADGRDVLISTGDKDMAQLVTPKITLINTMTNVILGPDEVKEKYGVPPELIIDFLALMGDSSDNIPGVPGVGEKTALGLLQGIGSLDDIYQQLDNIATLSFRGAKTLGAKMAEHEKVAKLSYKLATIKTDVELDKTFDDLVVNEPNLDQLLEMFTRYEFKRWISDLQNGGWLAQRSTHKVAVPYSSEVAKPKEASISANFPVITQENYEAILTHESLAHWVELLKKAPAFAFDTETDSLNNIDARLIGMSFAIEPGKAAYIPLRHEYLDAPDQLPVDDVLAALKPILEDKNILKIGQNLKFDRGIMENEGIELNGIHFDTMLESYVLNSVSNRHDMDTLAEKHLNHKTTTFEEIAGKGKGQLTFNQIEVQQATLYAAEDADITLLLHQALYPQIEAIEPLKHVYRDIEMPLVPVLSRMERKGVLIDAQVLAVQSQEITQRLAEIEKETFALAGQEFNLSSPKQLQEILFDKLQLPVIKKTPKGAPSTNEEVLEELAHSHELPRLILEHRGLAKLKSTYTDKLPLMVNSKTKRVHTSYHQAVTATGRLSSRDPNLQNIPVRNEEGRRIRQAFIAREGFKIVAADYSQIELRIMAHLSQDKGLLDAFAQGKDIHRATASEVFGIPLEEVTSEQRRSAKAINFGLIYGMSAFGLSQQIGVERREAQRYMDLYFERYPGVLDYMERTRKQASEQGYVETLDGRRLYLPEINSKNAIRRKASEREAINAPMQGTAADIIKKAMIAVDHWIYNECPDDVHMIMQVHDELVFEVRGSYLEKANTMIHKLMEGSMELAIPLKVEVGVGNNWDEAH
- the def gene encoding peptide deformylase — its product is MAVLTLLRFPDERLRRVAVPVEKVDNEIRTLIDDMIETMYAERGIGLAAPQVNVSKRIVVIDVSENRDQPIALINPEIISTEDEVMDMMDGCLSIPDSFAPTERYRFLKVKALDRNGDEIELEASDLFAGCIQHELDHLDGKLFIDHLSPLKRQRIEKKQKKLSKLIDSQVA
- the dsbA gene encoding thiol:disulfide interchange protein DsbA; amino-acid sequence: MKKIWLALASMVLAFSVSAADISEGKQYTNLSKTVNAAPDVVEFFSFYCPHCYQFSEVYKVNSTVEKNVPENTNMVRYHVDFLGPLGKDLTRSWAVAMALGVEDQVSPALFKGIQETQSIRSVDDIRNTFINAGVKGEDYDAAMNSFVVNSLVSQQQNAVADFQINGVPAMIVGGKYKMKNDGISAKSPEEYAKTYSDIVNQLLLKK
- a CDS encoding serine/threonine protein kinase; this translates as MEISASFNFQGLSPDNIWDALVKIGFYPESGLTELNSYENRVFQFMDEHRQRYVVKFYRPQRWSYEQIKEEHEFVLALKEAQVSVAAPLIIHNETVHLSDDGFYFALFPSIGGRAYETDNLFQLEEVGRTLGRIHQIGRKKSYQYRPTLSIAEYLMAPKLEFENSALIPNSLRSQFIEVIDKLIHEVSPRMEDSTWQILRLHGDCHPGNILWRDEVVMVDFDDSRMGAAVQDFWMLLNGSKQEQIIQLDTILESYYEYQDFDLRELSLIEPLRAMRMVHYLAWVLKRWNDPAFPRAFIWFQEQDFWFKQLALFKGQVEQLNEPPLQLSPMY
- the mobB gene encoding molybdopterin-guanine dinucleotide biosynthesis protein MobB, with product MAQLDLPLLGITAWSGTGKTTLLKQLIPQLRKKEIRVGMIKHTHHDMDVDKPGKDSYELRKAGADQTLVASQQRWALMTETPELPELDLYYLASRFDASKLDLILVEGFKGETIPKIALYRDINERNFNELLDEHVIAVASDCDLNIDFPLLDINNPEAIAQFIADWLKRINHKAP
- the yihA gene encoding ribosome biogenesis GTP-binding protein YihA/YsxC, encoding MAQFNYQKAHFIISAPDIRHLPPDTGIEIAFAGRSNAGKSSALNALTQQNGLARTSKTPGRTQLINLFQIEDGLRLVDLPGYGYAQVPEEMKRKWQRSLGEYLQKRECLKGVVILMDIRHPLKDLDMQMIDWAVESELPTLVLLTKADKLASGARKQQLMSVRDALASKVGDIRIEYFSSLKKIGIDKLRNTLNEWYSGKEEAPVNDNNV
- the mobA gene encoding molybdenum cofactor guanylyltransferase MobA, translated to MKKKNITGGILAGGQATRMGGADKGLQILHGQPLYLHIAQKLAPQVDSILISANRNLEQYRQSQYPVITDEIEGFSGPLAGMLTLLKQASTPWVAFVPCDVPYFPLNLVETLYKQKGASFAVYVDDGEREHPTLALLNRSIIPMLEAYLAQGDRKLMLFMKQINAHPVLFADQASAFINLNTPDDIAKANQLKK